Proteins encoded together in one Myotis daubentonii chromosome 17, mMyoDau2.1, whole genome shotgun sequence window:
- the ODF1 gene encoding outer dense fiber protein 1: protein MAALSCLLDSVRRDIKKVDRELRQLRCIDELSTRCLCDLYMHPYCCCDLHPYPYCLCYSKRSRACGLCDLYYPCCLCDFKLYCLRPSLRSLERKAIRAIEDEKRELAKLRRTTNRILASSCCSSNILGSVNVCGFEPDQVKVRVKDGKVCVSAERENRYDCLGSKKYSYMNICKEFSLPPCVDEKDVTYSYGLGSCVKIESPCYPCTSPCSPCNPCNPCNPCNPCNPCNPCNPCNPCNPCSPCSPCDPCNPCYPCGSRFSCRKMIL from the exons ATGGCTGCACTGAGTTGTCTTTTGGACAGTGTTAGAAGGGACATAAAGAAGGTGGACAGAGAACTGAGGCAATTGAGATGCATCGACGAGCTCAGCACACGATGCCTGTGTGACTTATATATGCACCCGTACTGCTGTTGTGACTTGCACCCATACCCGTACTGCCTGTGCTATTCGAAGCGCTCACGAGCCTGCGGCCTGTGCGATCTCTACTACCCTTGTTGCCTGTGTGACTTCAAGCTTTACTGTCTCCGACCATCCCTCAGAAGTTTGGAGAGGAAAGCCATTAGAGCCATAGAAGATGAAAAGAGAGAGCTTGCCAA ACTGCGAAGAACCACCAACAGGATTCTGGCCTCCTCTTGCTGTAGCAGTAACATTTTAGGATCGGTGAACGTGTGCGGCTTTGAACCCGACCAAGTGAAGGTCCGCGTGAAGGACGGAAAGGTGTGCGTGTCGGCGGAGCGGGAGAACAGGTATGACTGCCTGGGCTCGAAGAAGTACAGCTACATGAACATCTGCAAGGAGTTCAGCCTGCCCCCGTGCGTGGACGAGAAGGACGTGACCTACTCCTACGGGCTGGGCAGCTGCGTCAAGATCGAGTCTCCGTGCTACCCCTGCAcgtctccctgcagcccctgcaacCCCTGTAACCCCTGCAACCCCTGCAACCCCTGTAACCCCTGCAACCCCTGTAACCCCTGCAACCCCTGCaacccctgcagcccctgcagcccctgcgACCCTTGCAACCCCTGCTACCCCTGCGGCAGCCGATTCTCCTGTAGGAAGATGATTTTGTAA